Below is a window of Synechococcus sp. RSCCF101 DNA.
AGGGAGTGACGGGACGGATCGGAACGACGGTGTGGCGCCGGTTGTTGACCTTTCTGGTCGGTGTTCTGCTGATGCTCCAGCCCCTGGCCCCGGCGATGGCGATCACGGCGCCGGAACTGCGCGGCCAGCGGGCGCTCCAGGATCTCCAGCCGGAGATGCCGGGCAGCGACCTGCAGCAGCAGGAGTTCATCAAGGCCGACCTCAGCGGCTTCAACCTGCAGGGCAGCGATCTGCGCGGAGCGGTGTTCAACACCACCCAGCTGCGTGACGCCGATCTGCGCGGGGCCGACCTCGAGGACGTGGTGGCCTTCGCCAGCCGCTTCGATGGCGCCGATCTGCGCGACGCCGTGTTCCGCAACGCGATGCTGATGCAGAGCCGCTTCAGTGAGGCCCGCATCGACGGCGCCGATTTCAGCGACGCGGTGCTGGACCTGCCTCAGCAGAAAGCGCTCTGCCAGCGGGCCAGCGGGGTCAACTCCCGCACCGGTGTGAGCACCCGCGACAGCCTCGCCTGCCGCTGACGACCGGACCACCGCAGCGAGTGGGCGCGGCCTCAGTCCAGCGGGATGGGCCCGAGGGCGCAGACCCCATCCCAGCACAAGGCGTGGGACGCCGGCTCGACGGCGGTGATCGACTCCCAGCGCGGCTCGACGCTGCGCCAGCCGGCATCGGGTGCCTGCATCCGGACCCGACCGCTGCCGTCGTGCTGGAACTGCCAGCGGCGGGAATCGAGCTGGAGCCACCAGCGCCGCCCCACGTCCTCCACGCCCATGCGGCAGGGCTGCCAGGCCCCTTTCTCGAGCCGGCACTGAAGCGGCACCTCCTCCATCGCTCTGAGCGGCACGGTCACGCTGAGAAGCCCGCCGGCCACAGCCAGCGCCGCAGCGAGACCATCCGCCTGCAGCCTTCCGCTCATGACCTGTGGGGCATCCCTCGACCGCTCTTTCCACCGTGGCTCGCGCAGAGGGGCGCGGTGGAGCGGGCTGCCAAGATTTAACGATTGTCCCGAGCGAGGTCCCGTGCCGCTCTACCGCGCCCGAGTGCTGGTGTCGCTGCGCCCATCCGTCCTGGACCCGGCCGGGGAAGCGACCCGGGCGGCCGCCGACCGGCTCGGCGTGACCGGCATCTCGCGGCTGAGGATCGGCAGGGCGGTGGAGGTGGATCTGGAGGCCGACAACGAATCGGATGCCCGCGCCCAGCTGGAGCTGCTCAGTGACCGGCTGCTGGCCAACCCCGTGATCGAGGACTGGCATCTGGAACTGGCCTCCGCAGCGGAGGACCGTCCGGCATGAGCATCGGCATCGTCGTCTTCCCGGGGTCCAACTGCGATCGGGACGTGCACTGGGCCCTCAGTGGCTGCCTGGGGCTGCCGTGCCGATACCTCTGGCATGAGGAGCGGGACCTGAGTGGCCTGGATGCACTGGTGCTTCCCGGCGGCTTCAGCTATGGCGATTACCTGCGCTGCGGTGCCATCGCCCGCTTTGCTCCGGTGCTCGAGGAGGTGGGACCCTTCGTGGAGCGTGGCGGACGGGTGCTCGGCATCTGCAACGGCTTCCAGGTGCTCACCGAGATGGGCCTGCTTCCGGGAGCCCTGACCCGCAACCGCAGCCTTCACTTCATCTGCCAGGACGTGGAGCTGGAGGTGGTGAGCCACCGCTCCGCCTGGCTG
It encodes the following:
- a CDS encoding pentapeptide repeat-containing protein, which encodes MLQPLAPAMAITAPELRGQRALQDLQPEMPGSDLQQQEFIKADLSGFNLQGSDLRGAVFNTTQLRDADLRGADLEDVVAFASRFDGADLRDAVFRNAMLMQSRFSEARIDGADFSDAVLDLPQQKALCQRASGVNSRTGVSTRDSLACR
- the purS gene encoding phosphoribosylformylglycinamidine synthase subunit PurS, which encodes MPLYRARVLVSLRPSVLDPAGEATRAAADRLGVTGISRLRIGRAVEVDLEADNESDARAQLELLSDRLLANPVIEDWHLELASAAEDRPA
- the purQ gene encoding phosphoribosylformylglycinamidine synthase subunit PurQ yields the protein MSIGIVVFPGSNCDRDVHWALSGCLGLPCRYLWHEERDLSGLDALVLPGGFSYGDYLRCGAIARFAPVLEEVGPFVERGGRVLGICNGFQVLTEMGLLPGALTRNRSLHFICQDVELEVVSHRSAWLGGCRSGQTLTLPVAHGEGRYQCDADTLRRLEDSDGIALRYRQPLNGSVGDVAGITNAAGTVLGLMPHPERACDPQTGGLDGRRLLDSLLG